In the genome of Triticum urartu cultivar G1812 chromosome 5, Tu2.1, whole genome shotgun sequence, one region contains:
- the LOC125507933 gene encoding syntaxin-51-like, which yields MASSSDPWMKEYTEASKLVDDISSMIADRSSLPQSGPEIMRHTSAIRRKITILGTRLDSLVTLLSRIPPKSLTDKEMHKRQDALSNLKSKAKQMGTSFNVSNFANREDLLGQSKKAADDMSRVAGLDNQGIVGLQRQVMREQDEGLERLEETVLSTKHIALAVNEELTLHTRLIDDLEDHVDVTNSRLQRVQKRLAILNKRAKGGCSCMCLMLSVAAIVLLAVIVWLLIKYL from the exons ATGGCATCATCTTCGGACCCATGGATGAAAGAGTACACTGAAGCATCTAAGCTTGTTGACGATATAAGTTCCATGATTGCCGATAGAAGTTCTCTTCCACAATCAGGCCCTGAAATTATGCGCCACACATCAGCCATTCGGAGAAAAATAACTATTCTTGGGACTAGACTGGATAGCTTGGTGACATTGTTGTCCAGGATTCCGCCAAAGTCACT CACTGACAAGGAGATGCATAAGCGCCAAGATGCACTTTCCAACTTGAAATCTAAAGCAAAACAGATGGGGACAAGTTTCAACGTGTCAAACTTTGCCAACAG GGAGGATTTGCTTGGTCAGAGTAAGAAAGCAGCTGATGATATGAGCAGAGTTGCAGGGTTAGACAACCAAGGGATTGTTGGCCTCCAGAGGCAAGTTATGAGAG AACAAGATGAGGGTCTCGAAAGGCTGGAGGAGACAGTCCTGAGCACAAAACATATTGCATTAGCAGTCAATGAAGAACTTACTCTGCATACAAGATTGATT GATGACTTGGAAGATCACGTCGACGTTACAAACTCCCGTCTTCAG CGTGTGCAAAAGAGGCTTGCAATTCTGAACAAGCGCGCCAAAGGTGGCTGCTCATGCATGTGCCTAATGCTCTCTGTTGCTGCCATAGTGCTGCTCGCGGTTATCGTTTGGCTTCTCATCAAGTACCTGTAA
- the LOC125507934 gene encoding RING-H2 finger protein ATL65-like translates to MHAHRPPPPPGGSPAPAPSPSPYQSPMPSPTAAFQGGLISSPPSPSAVASPGPAPVPAPAPEPNAVLAYAGARRGGGGMSPPLIAMLAVVGAALLVVLYARLARRVVRAVRRRWRGWRRRRRLLMLPLGSPAHDSFASFTTYDNFYHTFSPYGLDDAAIKSLPSAQFLKAEAARASAGARDCAVCLLEFADGDELRALPLCAHAFHADCIDVWLRAHASCPLCRAAVALPPPVSSPLRSARRVRPSLDDLLFFHPVPPPPQNDAGALPEITPASPDQLNPRDFLLKRSYSFGFERNIATEAASTASPSWRYRLGGGGGDGASGRGRSFWSKRWPSPFGGVGGSAAAAARVFSFRSAAGKSSPFARRRAGAAPAGGGFFMSLSSEPPSIAAARRSNRASSRLRCGDPEALLSPDRLSR, encoded by the coding sequence ATGCACGCgcaccgcccgccgccgccgccgggcggttcgccggcgccggcgccctCTCCGTCCCCGTACCAGTCGCCAATGCCGTCCCCGACAGCGGCATTTCAGGGCGGGCTCATCAGCTCGCCGCCTTCTCCCTCTGCGGTCGCGTCGCCTGGACCGGCGCCCGTGCCTGCGCCCGCGCCGGAGCCTAATGCGGTGCTCGCGTACGCGGGCGCGCGGCGAGGCGGGGGTGGCATGAGCCCGCCGCTCATCGCCATGCTGGCGGTGGTGGGGGCGGCGCTGCTCGTGGTGCTCTACGCGCGGCTGGCCAGGCGCGTGGTCCGAGCCGTCCGGCGGCGGTGGCGTgggtggaggaggcggcggcggctgctgaTGCTCCCGCTCGGCTCCCCGGCGCACGACTCCTTCGCGTCCTTCACCACCTACGACAACTTCTACCACACCTTCTCGCCGTACGGCTTGGACGACGCGGCCATCAAGTCGCTGCCCTCGGCGCAGTTCCTCAAGGCGGAGGCCGCGCGCGCGAGCGCCGGCGCCCGCGACTGCGCCGTGTGCCTGCTGGAGTTCGCCgacggcgacgagctccgcgcgCTGCCGCTGTGCGCGCACGCCTTCCACGCCGACTGCATCGACGTCTGGCTCCGCGCGCACGCCTCCTGCCCGCTCTGCCGCGCCGCCGTCGCGCTCCCGCCCCCCGTCTCCTCGCCGCTCCGCTCCGCCCGACGCGTTCGCCCCAGCCTCGACGACCTCCTCTTCTTCCACCCCGTCCCGCCGCCTCCACAAAACGACGCCGGCGCCCTGCCGGAGATCACGCCGGCCAGCCCCGATCAGCTCAACCCGAGGGACTTCCTCCTCAAGCGCTCCTACTCCTTCGGCTTCGAGCGAAATATCGCCACGGAGGCCGCGTCCACAGCATCCCCTTCCTGGCGCTACCGCTTGGGCGGCGGAGGCGGGGACGGCGCCAGCGGCCGCGGCCGGAGCTTCTGGAGCAAGCGCTGGCCGTCCCCATTCGGCGGCGTCGGGGGCTCCGCGGCGGCCGCAGCCCGTGTGTTCTCGTTCCGCTCGGCCGCGGGCAAGTCCTCCCCCttcgcccgccgccgcgccggcgcAGCCCCCGCAGGAGGCGGGTTCTTCATGTCCCTGTCCTCCGAGCCCCCGTCCATCGCCGCGGCGAGGCGGAGCAACCGCGCGTCGAGCCGGCTCCGGTGCGGGGACCCCGAGGCGCTGCTCTCGCCGGACCGTCTCAGCCGCTAA